A region from the Leptospirillum ferriphilum ML-04 genome encodes:
- the folD gene encoding bifunctional methylenetetrahydrofolate dehydrogenase/methenyltetrahydrofolate cyclohydrolase FolD, translating to MSTVVLNGRELSQTLLEEQKEQVAELVRKKGRPPGLAVVLVGQDPASETYVRNKRAACKKVGIHAPDINLEPDVSREKLLGLIDDLNRDPAIDGILVQLPLPAGLDKDAVLFRIDPSKDVDGFHPVNVGKMVIGLDTLTPCTPTGILTLLDRNGISVSGKHAVVLGRSLIVGKPMALLLLSRDATVTVCHSRTARLQEEARRADIVVAAMGKPRMVNADYIKPGAVVIDVGISRGEDGKLVGDVDYPSVFPLASAITPVPGGVGPMTIATLLDNTIRAFCFREGLPLQPPRKRT from the coding sequence TTGTCCACCGTTGTCCTGAATGGCCGTGAGCTGTCGCAGACGCTCCTGGAAGAACAGAAAGAGCAGGTCGCCGAACTTGTCCGGAAAAAAGGCCGTCCCCCGGGACTGGCCGTCGTTCTCGTCGGACAGGATCCCGCCAGCGAAACCTATGTCCGGAACAAGCGTGCCGCCTGTAAAAAAGTCGGCATTCACGCTCCGGACATCAATCTCGAACCGGATGTCTCCCGGGAAAAACTGCTGGGACTCATCGATGATCTGAACCGGGATCCGGCCATCGACGGCATCCTGGTACAACTTCCCTTGCCGGCCGGTCTGGACAAGGATGCCGTCCTTTTCCGGATCGACCCGTCCAAGGATGTGGATGGCTTCCATCCGGTCAATGTCGGGAAGATGGTCATCGGACTGGACACATTGACGCCCTGCACGCCGACGGGAATTCTGACCCTTCTGGACCGGAACGGCATTTCCGTTTCCGGGAAACACGCTGTCGTCCTCGGCCGGAGTCTGATCGTCGGCAAACCCATGGCACTGCTCCTTTTGTCCAGGGACGCGACGGTCACCGTCTGCCATAGCCGGACCGCCCGCCTGCAGGAAGAAGCACGCCGCGCCGACATCGTGGTCGCGGCCATGGGAAAACCCCGGATGGTCAATGCGGACTATATCAAACCGGGAGCTGTCGTCATCGATGTGGGAATTTCACGGGGAGAAGATGGGAAACTTGTCGGAGATGTCGACTATCCGAGTGTTTTCCCCCTGGCATCCGCGATCACTCCTGTTCCGGGAGGAGTTGGTCCCATGACCATCGCGACTCTGCTGGACAACACGATCCGGGCGTTCTGCTTCCGGGAAGGACTTCCCCTTCAACCCCCGAGGAAACGCACATGA
- the folE gene encoding GTP cyclohydrolase I FolE, producing the protein MIDPEKIEQGVRLILEGIGEDALRPGLKETPRRIAELYRDLFRGLDPSLPRPLSLIEGEEFDEMIALAGVPFHSMCEHHFLPFFGKAHIAYIPKEGRMTGLSDLARMLDLYARRPQIQERLTSQLADRIVETLTPQGVMVVLEAEHLCLSMRGIKKPGVPIVTSAVRGIFRKNAKTRQEFLSLIRLDGPGR; encoded by the coding sequence GTGATCGATCCCGAAAAGATTGAACAGGGCGTTCGCCTGATCCTTGAAGGCATCGGGGAGGATGCCCTTCGACCGGGGCTAAAGGAAACACCCCGGCGCATTGCCGAACTCTATCGGGACCTGTTCCGCGGGCTCGACCCCTCTCTTCCCCGGCCCCTTTCCCTGATCGAAGGAGAGGAGTTCGACGAAATGATCGCCCTCGCCGGCGTCCCCTTTCACTCCATGTGCGAACACCATTTTCTCCCTTTTTTTGGAAAAGCCCACATTGCCTATATTCCGAAGGAAGGACGCATGACCGGATTGTCGGATCTCGCACGGATGCTGGACCTCTACGCCCGTCGTCCCCAGATCCAGGAGAGACTGACCTCCCAACTGGCCGACCGGATCGTGGAAACATTGACACCCCAGGGGGTCATGGTCGTCCTCGAGGCGGAACATCTTTGCCTTTCCATGCGAGGCATCAAAAAACCCGGCGTCCCGATCGTCACTTCGGCCGTGCGGGGAATTTTCCGGAAAAATGCCAAAACCCGGCAGGAGTTTCTCTCCCTGATCCGACTGGATGGTCCGGGACGCTGA
- a CDS encoding 5-formyltetrahydrofolate cyclo-ligase produces MNEREKHPFQATGEPSISAEKAHFRSHLRNLRDSIPDKLRKEKSALIGQKVLSWVKNSPAKTLHLFLSFGTEPDTHPLVSALLDKKFALVVPVIREASLVLTSFERGTPLRPGPFGILEPAVVHPVAPEGVDLFFLPGLGFDRRGGRIGYGRGYYDRLLRNTTAPLIALAFQEQIVDRVPLSETDILVDTILTDKEIIHCDRSRKD; encoded by the coding sequence ATGAACGAGAGGGAAAAACACCCCTTCCAGGCGACCGGGGAGCCTTCCATTTCAGCGGAGAAAGCGCATTTCAGGAGCCACCTCCGGAACCTGAGAGACAGCATACCGGACAAGCTCCGCAAGGAGAAATCGGCCCTCATCGGACAGAAGGTCCTGTCCTGGGTCAAAAACAGCCCGGCAAAAACACTTCACCTCTTTTTGTCATTCGGAACCGAGCCGGACACACACCCTTTGGTGTCCGCCCTGCTGGACAAAAAGTTTGCACTCGTTGTTCCCGTCATCCGGGAGGCGTCCCTGGTTCTGACTTCTTTTGAAAGGGGAACACCCCTTCGTCCCGGTCCTTTTGGCATTCTGGAACCGGCCGTCGTCCATCCCGTCGCCCCGGAAGGGGTCGACCTGTTTTTTCTTCCCGGGCTGGGATTCGATCGCCGCGGAGGACGAATCGGCTACGGGAGAGGATACTACGACCGCCTCCTCCGAAACACGACGGCGCCCCTGATAGCGCTGGCTTTCCAGGAACAGATCGTCGACCGGGTCCCTCTTTCGGAGACTGACATTTTAGTCGACACCATTCTCACCGACAAGGAGATCATTCACTGTGATCGATCCCGAAAAGATTGA
- a CDS encoding methylenetetrahydrofolate reductase translates to MTFREALNAREFLVTAECSPPKGTRIDGLLDRLTPLKNRIHGINVTDNQTGVMRMCPMAMGLHLKGIGLDPIIQITLRDRNRLAIQSDLLGMSSLGLSQVLCLTGDPPKLGDHPEAKPVFDIPTQELIRAITLLNGGTDLSGKDLNGKTDILPGAACSPEGDQETEFRKFEEKFDAGARFFQTQAVFSPEKMEEFMRFASPFSVPVIAGIILLKSAKMARYLNDHVPGITVPPPLIERLDKCPPGQALESGIAIAAETIRAIRPLVHGVHIMTVGAEETIPRILDQAFG, encoded by the coding sequence ATGACTTTCAGAGAGGCCCTGAACGCCAGGGAATTCCTGGTGACCGCCGAATGTTCCCCCCCCAAAGGCACGCGGATCGATGGACTCCTCGATCGCCTGACGCCTCTGAAGAATCGCATCCATGGGATCAACGTGACCGACAACCAGACGGGCGTCATGCGCATGTGCCCCATGGCCATGGGGCTTCACCTGAAGGGGATCGGTCTTGATCCGATCATCCAGATCACCCTTCGGGACAGAAACCGGCTGGCCATCCAGTCGGATCTGTTGGGAATGTCTTCCCTTGGGCTTTCCCAGGTTCTCTGTCTGACCGGCGATCCCCCCAAACTGGGGGATCACCCGGAGGCCAAACCGGTGTTCGATATTCCCACCCAGGAGCTGATCCGGGCCATCACGCTTCTGAACGGAGGGACAGACCTGTCCGGAAAAGATCTGAATGGGAAGACCGACATCCTGCCGGGAGCTGCCTGTTCTCCGGAAGGGGATCAGGAGACGGAGTTCCGGAAGTTCGAGGAAAAATTCGATGCGGGAGCCCGTTTTTTTCAGACACAGGCCGTTTTTTCACCGGAAAAAATGGAAGAGTTCATGCGCTTCGCCTCTCCCTTCAGCGTCCCGGTGATCGCCGGCATCATCCTTCTGAAATCCGCAAAAATGGCGCGATACCTGAACGACCATGTCCCGGGAATCACGGTCCCGCCCCCCCTGATTGAACGCCTCGACAAATGCCCTCCCGGTCAGGCCCTGGAGAGCGGCATTGCCATTGCCGCCGAGACTATCCGGGCAATCCGTCCCCTGGTTCACGGAGTTCACATCATGACCGTCGGCGCCGAGGAAACCATTCCCCGCATTCTCGATCAGGCCTTCGGCTGA